One Lucilia cuprina isolate Lc7/37 chromosome 4, ASM2204524v1, whole genome shotgun sequence DNA segment encodes these proteins:
- the LOC111690869 gene encoding uncharacterized protein LOC111690869 isoform X3: MVIGNQDTGGTNNGSHPSGIPQDQIDNIMSGIANTGDVKMNNHRKKLRQRFDIIKKLGQGTYGKVQLGINKETGQEVAIKTIKKCKIEAESDLVRIRREVQIMSSVQHPNIIHIYEVFENREKMVLVMEFAAGGELYDYLSERKVLSEEEARRIFRQVATAVYYCHKHKICHRDLKLENILLDEHGNAKIADFGLSNVFTEQCLLATFCGSPLYASPEIVEGTPYHGPEVDCWSLGVLLYTLVYGSMPFDGSNFKRLVKQISQGDYYEPKKPSRASSLIREMLTVCPRKRATIEQICSHWWVNENDNVSCLELAEDLANQTPVRLDVLLSLTPVAVTAEQLVVPSADGGNSVGKNAVIPRSHSVGSIRDVVPNTEAERRILDMVAAGGEAALMPSPTRTITPAQSPLQTKRKLENTISTDNAVGVALKKKDKTEDSATNVFTNELATGGVAASRSKVTSTSLVEESVPMEMDEMAAGKREEFSTKDMELVDDLCEQLIQDKNANIDKEKSNVMGMLADNNNIDTAEDSPEKTKGATKVIKKFVNKHKTADLVNVIGQIDQEESNSLKAQITPDSVAPTITSGGPQFVRKCSLQDESPLNKLNAERRKSRILETAEKFQQMNASNTNTGDKGKKFIIPGVSVGNFKKEYERKASTGTGNQGQQLTVGERRALEQVAAAAAAATITGENESPTCESIDPVPVEASDSKASVTSFSLDEARRSMENSIALLRQAQTESSKDVNQLCAKTENIHVSDSQVSKTATDRERKLINARAIIGNAIQPVLHRPQPLPPLTSSSFFGNGGGGGSGGYVQMRAVSGSFLGTSRIPATENHANNYYHDHPVVYQKNPSLSNTSTQPPNANVALAAARHTLMGRLAAGGIGSSVQPITLGPMQKNVTCLSPSKRTGQEQFKTPHNMNFPSSVSSSSSSPLPSTSFPSSFTQPQHPLPTQPFGSTATNTAANAKALGATKITNSCNVININSTPKPFYNASQSPLWKFSQGSGDSPSAGTMKTSTASITLKSATLPRRKTAKTEIQLDIKPPIAEQPSMRFTTEMQHPVADLRSAPPREGPVPYSPIKAPTNQRASSLEPKEHVIPIQRPPSTYARTISNTTNRSGSLSRQSTNDSESDTTTTNMSQATITGSSQPIKKSPREFIIPIAVEGGGFITPREGSIEPSESSHTTGTTSSRSTFTRLRPTRRIGSLLSETGVDEGSPFQKLRTSSSIRDGDDDTRFTLHKLRSSRPVKKISQENDSQSSGEEDDDDDGFEILTAENLFSTLLQRVRALTNRMNVNNDITTAFPSSSRLLSNMRQAQGPFWNQEPFGSRLNSAAMGAPWRHSMSRDLGSDMDSMFSRTGATLPRGNKSSEAKVTKNCNISAESTGDDMEEPLDLADLDLSRLRLSKKDLETLSNIAPGLPKCFQEQLLAKLPPTQARKLSRTLSVQTNQNCSSVKIYKRSQSSGRNVAPPKAPVDPAGLKEIEGQTTPINEKCSDTTKEISSTKKIHSKSKSSDDNCKDITSVYSSDINDKYRYYSPYVNKISKDTSQKHASKVGPTEAISGGATFGRPPSGRLSPPPSSESTTRRLTQRRISRLVRPDFFEVPLEELPVDQNHIANTGQCEADVTDASTKLKNSRQIRNKSVELLSEYTNSISKNHDALKYNRRSLSRSRDLEEMNKVDKNQLADKILQELQILSSIRSQEVDVHESSTNNDIINEKPISTIKKIKKVKAKEKSTESSTDVDAKNSNTVIKKVKKIVKKSESLCTPVTKDLPNEFPENNNEKNKIISDIPSPKKVSKLKRPKSYPMKDSISSSNASEIISTNLTSTSKALNSNILATTEHLTTTGNVSPTEANSPACIAARESRILRPKSYPTSKLIAPKETKLTIRKKINKIEEVSTSTACQNPENTSQVAEATSLGENKVVKVPKKNKFSNSSSISTTTSSTPNTTTSAGEESKESSPVASVQSKGKVTEKKTNKGLLYAIGQKFEKLRASATSNSCANIPTHKKSSLEKSSPEKITNKIPEVKKTKSLSGNSSSKVTQSGKIRSKAMISSGTCNEDCNAESESTAKPIKNEKRSRIDAMIRNLRERSVPRSQPIVSSESNYIKRAVSVEEMPGTFNKKSVNKVLGLFKRYEKDANPENRVRSVRSTSNIERDICNSSPIYQNADAVRKMNENVAKSSSSAGVNRDSSTIKTCKGSAVCNCQDMMPSPASPLCPDCCTKTDENGRNLPSAEGNQEKRKGLILELVKPDKNQQINTTINNVRSSKMYPCLNDNDIYSNISPYSKSINSSSGIGSSILTAEKSSNNNNSSIIKQNNSSNNNNHCSSLHTSQTSGYRTSSTHEVNQNNNLLSPSFENIGNYSSDSRSYQEDCASTSTFLSPTEEAELCFDTWSVCSEDNYRGQRATPSPTVSHLSRASQASSPTRRGDSSEAGESVVDRIKRRSFYCRFNEKKPKRTSSIVGPNAVREYYREQSSASKTRSSTKIATASGEREHSPDITQEFFRPLKLSPIGTELKPPVYRSSFSSSHDYSSSSGRPRKSLNDIRTPTSPSCLSERRYTSFANPENELLTNTSSFSSRFKGNTFDEVPRSGVGASTTYYNTYNPKRRFSFTTNTGISSSGISSNNSPQVDGYATMGRRPIRAYDHRTMSLLDPPNTNTYRHENNTSSSLRDYTSSLSRSNSRYRKSSTPRSPTNI, encoded by the exons ATGGTAATAGGCAATCAAGATACTGGTGGGACCAACAATGGGTCCCATCCATCTGGTATTCCACAAGACCAAATTGATAATATTATGAGCGGCATTGCTAATACTGGTGATGTAAAGATGAATaatcacagaaaaaaattaagacaaag ATTCGATATAATAAAGAAACTGGGACAAGGAACTTATGGTAAGGTACAGTTAGGTATTAATAAAGAGACTGGGCAAGAAGTGGCAATAAAAACCataaagaaatgtaaaattGAAGCAGAATCCGATCTTGTACGCATACGAAGAGAAGTACAGATTATGAGTTCTGTACAGCATCCAAATATTATACACATCTATGAAG TATTTGAAAATCGCGAAAAAATGGTTTTAGTTATGGAGTTCGCTGCTGGCGGTGAACTGTATGATTATTTATCCGAGCGTAAAGTCTTGAGTGAAGAGGAGGCCCGTCGAATATTTCGACAAGTAGCTACAGCTGTTTATTATTgccataaacataaaatatgtcACCGAGATCTGAAACTGGAAAATATTCTATTAGATGAACACGGTAATGCAAAG ATTGCCGATTTTGGTCTGTCGAATGTTTTCACCGAGCAATGTTTGCTGGCGACATTTTGCGGTTCTCCGCTATATGCTTCGCCTGAAATAGTGGAAGGCACTCCATACCATGGGCCAGAAGTCGATTGTTGGTCTCTAGGTGTTCTTCTTTATACCCTAGTCTATGGATCAATGCCATTTGATGGATCCAATTTTAAAAGACTTGTAAAACAAATTAGCCAAGGGGATTATTATGAACCAAAGAAACCGTCTCGAGCATCTTCTTTGATTCGTGAGATGCTAACGGTTTGCCCTCGCAAGCGTGCTACAATTGAACAGATATGTTCACATTGGTGGGTCAATGAAAATGATAATGTATCTTGTTTGGAATTGGCGGAGGATCTAGCTAATCAAACACCAGTACGATTAGATGTTCTTCTATCGTTGACGCCAGTGGCGGTAACAGCTGAACAGTTGGTAGTACCTTCAGCTGATGGTGGGAATTCAGTAGGAAAAAATGCTGTCATTCCACGAAGCCATTCTGTTGGTTCAATACGCGATGTAGTTCCTAATACAGAAGCTGAACGTCGAATATTGGACATGGTTGCAG CTGGCGGCGAAGCAGCTCTTATGCCATCTCCCACACGTACCATCACTCCTGCACAAAGTCCACTTCAGACCAAACGAAAACTTGAAAATACCATATCAACAGACAATGCAGTAGGCGTagctttaaaaaagaaagataaaaCAGAAGATAGTGCTACTAACGTCTTTACAAATGAATTAGCAACAGGAGGGGTAGCAGCATCTAGATCGAAAGTAACATCAACTTCTTTAGTTGAAGAAAGTGTACCCATGGAAATGGATGAAATGGCAGCAGGAAAAAGAGAAGAATTTTCAACGAAAGACATGGAATTGGTAGACGATTTGTGTGAACAATTAATACAAGATAAAAACGCCAACATCGATAAAGAAAAGAGTAATGTCATGGGTATGTTAGCAGATAATAACAATATCGATACGGCGGAAGATTCTCCCGAAAAGACAAAAGGTGCAACGAAGGTGATAAAGAAGTTTGTGAATAAACATAAAACGGCGGATTTGGTCAATGTCATTGGACAAATAGATCAGGAGGAGTCAAACTCTCTAAAAGCTCAGATCACCCCCGATAGCGTCGCGCCTACAATAACTAGTGGTGGTCCGCAATTCGTTCGCAAGTGTAGTTTACAAGATGAATCTCCgctaaataaattaaacgcTGAACGCAGAAAATCTCGTATACTTGAAACAGcagaaaaatttcaacaaatgaaTGCTTCCAATACGAATACTGGCGATAAGGGCAAGAAATTCATTATTCCTGGTGTAAGTGTTGGtaattttaaaaaggaataCGAGCGCAAAGCTTCTACTGGGACTGGAAATCAGGGACAACAACTTACTGTAGGAGAACGTCGTGCACTGGAACAAGTTGCTGCTGCAGCCGCTGCTGCAACAATAACTGGGGAAAACGAAAGTCCTACATGTGAAAGTATTGATCCCGTACCTGTTGAAGCCAGTGACTCAAAGGCATCCGTAACATCCTTTTCATTAGACGAAGCTCGACGTTCGATGGAAAACTCAATTGCGTTGTTGCGTCAAGCTCAAACAGAGTCCTCCAAAGATGTTAACCAACTATGTGCCAAAACGGAAAATATACATGTCAGCGACTCTCAGGTCTCCAAAACTGCAACTGATAGAGAACGAAAGCTAATTAATGCTCGTGCGATTATTGGAAATGCAATTCAACCAG ttttacacAGGCCACAACCACTACCACCATTAACATCTTCATCGTTTTTCGGCAACGGCGGCGGGGGCGGTTCCGGGGGCTATGTTCAAATGCGTGCGGTTAGTGGGAGTTTTTTGGGAACAAGTAGAATACCCGCTACTGAAAATCATGCGAATAACTACTATCACGATCATCCAGTAGTCTATCAAAAAAATCCGTCATTGTCTAACACTTCAACTCAGCCACCAAATGCAAACGTTGCCCTCGCCGCTGCTCGGCACACTTTAATGGGACGTTTAGCTGCTGGTGGTATTGGTAGTTCTGTCCAACCGATCACTTTGGGGCCCATGCAAAAAAATGTAACTTGCTTATCGCCATCAAAACGTACAGGACAAGAACAATTCAAAACACCCCATAACATGAATTTTCCATCCTCTGTGTCGTCGTCATCGAGCTCACCTTTGCCATCAACATCATTTCCGTCGTCCTTTACACAACCACAACACCCACTGCCGACACAGCCATTTGGTTCCACAGCTACCAACACCGCCGCCAATGCAAAAGCACTAGGCGCTACCAAAATCACCAACTCTTGCAATGTCATAAACATTAACAGTACGCCAAAACCGTTCTATAATGCATCTCAATCGCCATTGTGGAAAT TTTCCCAAGGGTCAGGGGATTCTCCATCGGCCGGTACTATGAAAACATCAACTGCATCAATAACGCTCAAGTCGGCTACTTTGCCACGTCGGAAAACCGCTAAAACAGAAATTCAGCTGGATATTAAACCACCAATTGCTGAACAACCATCAATGCGTTTCACTACAGAGATGCAGCATCCCGTTGCTGATCTGCGCAGTGCTCCACCTCGAGAAGGTCCTGTTCCTTATAGTCCTATCAAAGCACCGACAAATCAAAGAGCATCTAGCTTAGAACCCAAAGAACATGTTATACCTATTCAAAGACCACCATCAACCTACGCACGCACAATTTCAAATACAACAAATAG GTCTGGATCGTTGTCACGTCAGTCGACCAATGATTCTGAGTCGGacacaacaactacaaatatGTCACAAGCGACAATTACTGGTTCCTCACAGCCCATTAAGAAAAGTCCTCGAGAATTCATTATACCTATTGCTGTGGAGGGCGGTGGATTTATAACACCTCGTGAAGGTAGCATAGAACCGTCTGAATCCAGTCATACAACTGGTACAACATCAAGTCGATCAACATTTACACGATTGCGGCCAACCCGACGTATAgg atcaCTGCTTAGCGAAACTGGAGTCGATGAAGGATCTCCATTCCAAAAATTGCGCACATCCTCCTCTATTCgcgatggtgatgatgatacTCGTTTCACTTTACACAAATTAAG aaGCTCAAGACCAGTAAAGAAAATAAGTCAAGAAAATGATTCACAAAGTTCTGGAgaggaagatgatgatgatgatggttttgaaattttaacagcGGAAAATCTATTTTCAACACTTTTGCAACGT GTCCGGGCACTCACCAATCGCATGAATGTAAACAATGATATTACTACAGCTTTTCCCAGTTCAAGTCGTCTTCTAAGCAATATGAGACAGGCTCAAGGTCCTTTTTGGAATCAAGAACCATTTGGAAG CAGACTCAACAGTGCTGCAATGGGTGCACCATGGCGCCACAGTATGTCTCGTGATTTAGGCAGTGACATGGATTCCATGTTTTCACGTACTGGTGCAACACTGCCAAGAG GTAATAAATCATCGGAAGCAAAGGTAACTAAGAACTGTAATATATCCGCGGAAAGTACAGGCGATGATATGGAAGAGCCACTTGACTTGGCTGATTTGGATTTGTCGCGTTTACGCTTAAGTAAAAAAGATCTGGAAACGTTATCTAATATTGCTCCGGGACTTCCCAAGTGTTTTCAGGAACAGTTATTAGCAAAGTTACCACCGACTCAAGCACGCAAATTGTCAAGAACGTTAAGTGTGCAAACAAATCAAAACTGTTCGTCGGTCAAAATATACAAACGTAGTCAAAGCAGTGGACGAAATGTTGCGCCACCTAAAGCACCAGTTGATCCAGCAGGTTTGAAAGAAATCGAAGGTCAAACCACACCAATTAACGAAAAATGTTCTGACACTACAAAAGAAATATCTTCcactaaaaaaatacacagcaagaGTAAAAGCAGCGATGATAATTGCAAGGACATTACATCAGTGTACAGTAGTGATATAAATGATAAATACAGATACTATTCTCCATATgtgaataaaatttcaaaagataCATCACAAAAACACGCTTCGAAAGTCGGCCCTACTGAAGCAATATCAGGTGGAGCTACGTTTGGGCGTCCTCCAAGCGGAAGACTCTCGCCACCGCCATCATCAGAATCTACAACCAGGCGACTAACACAACGTCGTATATCGCGCTTGGTTCGACCAGATTTCTTTGAAGTACCACTTGAAGAACTACCTGTTGACCAAAATCACATAGCAAACACTGGACAGTGTGAGGCTGATGTTACCGATGCTTCCACAAAATTAAAGAATTCTCGGCAAATCCGTAATAAGAGTGTCGAACTTCTTTCGGAATATACGAATAGTATTTCTAAGAACCACGATGCTTTAAAATATAACCGTAGAAGTCTCTCGCGTTCAAGGGACTTGGAAGAAATGAACAAAGTCGACAAAAACCAGTTAGCTGACAAAATACTGCAAGAACTCCAAATTCTGTCATCAATACGATCCCAAGAGGTGGATGTTCATGAATCAAGTACTAATAACGATATTATTAACGAAAAACCAATATCTACcattaagaaaattaagaaagtaAAGGCCAAAGAAAAGTCGACAGAATCTTCTACTGATGTCGACGCCAAAAACTCAAACACAGTCATAAAAAAggtgaaaaaaattgttaagaaatcaGAATCATTGTGTACCCCAGTGACTAAAGATTTGCCCAACGAATTTCCGgaaaacaataatgaaaaaaacaaaataatttccgATATTCCCTCTCCTAAAAAGGTATCTAAACTTAAACGACCCAAATCATATCCAATGAAGGACTCAATTTCTAGTAGTAATGCCTCAGAAATAATTAGCACAAATTTAACTTCAACCAGTAAAGCTTTGAACTCCAATATACTTGCTACAACGGAACATTTAACCACCACGGGAAATGTAAGTCCTACCGAAGCAAACAGTCCTGCATGTATTGCGGCACGTGAAAGCAGAATATTACGGCCTAAGAGTTATCCTACTTCAAAACTTATAGCACCCAAAGAAACTAAACTAACGATacgtaaaaaaattaacaaaattgaaGAAGTTTCGACGTCCACAGCATGCCAAAACCCAGAAAATACTTCTCAGGTCGCCGAAGCAACATCTTTAGGCGAAAACAAAGTTGTAAAAGTGCccaaaaagaacaaattttctaattcTAGTAGTATAAGCACGACAACTAGTTCAACTCCAAATACAACTACAAGCGCGGGAGAGGAATCAAAAGAGTCTAGTCCCGTCGCTAGCGTTCAATCAAAAGGAAAAGTGACAGAAAAGAAAACCAATAAAGGCTTGCTTTACGCAATTggacaaaaattcgaaaaacttCGGGCTTCCGCAACAAGCAATTCCTGTGCCAACATACCAACTCATAAAAAGTCTTCTTTAGAAAAGTCATCTCCagaaaaaatcacaaataaaaTACCGGAAGTGAAGAAAACGAAATCGCTGAGTGGAAATTCAAGCTCGAAAGTAACACAATCAGGTAAAATTAGAAGTAAAGCTATGATAAGTTCTGGCACATGTAATGAAGACTGTAATGCAGAATCCGAGAGTACTGCCAAACCAATTAAGAATGAAAAGCGTTCACGTATCGATGCAATGATACGTAATTTACGTGAACGCTCAGTTCCACGATCTCAGCCAATCGTTTCTTCAGAATCGAATTACATAAAGCGAGCGGTGAGCGTCGAAGAGATGCCAggtacttttaataaaaaatcagttAATAAAGTATTGGGCCTATTTAAACGTTACGAAAAAGATGCCAATCCAGAAAACCGCGTACGTAGTGTTCGTTCTACAAGCAATATAGAAAGAGATATTTGCAATTCATCTCCGATTTACCAAAATGCAGATGCAGTTCGTAAAATGAATGAAAACGTTGCAAAATCTAGCAGCAGTGCTGGTGTTAACAGAGATTCAAGTACTATAAAAACCTGCAAGGGGAGTGCAGTCTGTAATTGTCAGGATATGATGCCTTCACCTGCAAGCCCATTATGTCCTGACTGTTGTACAAAAACAGATGAAAATGGACGAAATTTACCATCAGCAGAAGGTAATCAGGAGAAACGAAAGGGTTTGATACTTGAATTGGTAAAACCCGATAAAAATCAGCAAATTAACACAACAATCAACAATGTCCGTTCATCAAAAATGTACCCATGTTTAAATGATAATGACATTTATTCCAACATTTCACCATACAGCAAGTCGATTAACAGTTCATCTGGTATTGGTTCTAGTATTTTAACTGCAGAAAAATCTTCCAATAACAACAATTCATCTATAATAAAGCAAAACAATAGCAGTAATAATAACAATCACTGTTCTTCACTACATACGTCACAAACCTCCGGATATCGAACATCTTCGACACACGAAGTAaatcaaaataacaatttattgtcGCCATCTTTTGAGAATATTGGAAACTATTCATCCGATTCTCGCAGTTACCAAGAAGATTGCGCATCTACGTCAACCTTTCTTTCTCCGACAGAAGAAGCAGAATTATGTTTTGACACCTGGTCCGTATGTTCTGAAGATAATTATCGGGGCCAGAGGGCAACACCTTCACCTACTGTATCTCACCTTTCCAGAGCTTCGCAAGCATCATCTCCAACTAGACGTGGTGATAGTTCCGAAGCTGGTGAAAGTGTAGTTGATCGCATTAAACGTCGTAGTTTCTATTGCAGATTTAATGAGAAAAAGCCAAAACGTACGAGTAGTATCGTAGGCCCTAATGCTGTTCGGGAATATTATCGTGAACAAAGCTCAGCGTCAAAAACGCGATCATCCACTAAAATTGCTACAGCTAGTGGTGAACGCGAACATTCACCAGACATAACACAGGAATTTTTCCGACCGCTTAAATTAAGTCCGAtcggaactgaactaaagccaCCAGTCTACAGATCATCATTTAGCAGCAGTCATGACTATTCCTCATCCAGTGGACGACCACGTAAAAGTCTGAATGATATTCGAACACCAACTTCACCGTCTTGCCTATCTGAGCGACGATATACATCTTTTGCCAATCCAGAAAATGAGTTACTTACAAACACTTCCAGTTTTTCTTCGCGTTTTAAAGGAAACACCTTTGATGAAGTCCCCAGGTCTGGCGTTGGTGCTTCAACCACTTACTACAACACCTATAATCCAAAGCGTCGTTTTTCATTCACCACAAATACAGGCATATCCTCAAGCGGAATTAGTTCAAACAACAGTCCTCAAGTAGATGGATATGCAACTATGGGAAGAAGGCCAATTCGTGCATATGATCATCGAACCATGTCTCTATTAGATCCACCCAACACGAATACATACCGACACGAAAACAATACATCGTCTTCTTTACGAGACTATACATCAAGCTTATCAag GTCAAACTCCCGTTATCGTAAATCATCAACACCACGCAGTCCTACCAATATTTGA